Proteins encoded in a region of the Mucilaginibacter sabulilitoris genome:
- a CDS encoding glycoside hydrolase family 88/105 protein — MIKSFLRLQVLGFILLTPWAVQTVSAQSGRPYSQQMAQTVMTIWKDSLPTGNKWTYDQGVILKGIENIWRQTSDRQYFDFIKHCMDKFVQPDGSIRTYNLSDHNLDFILCGRNVLMLYQQTHEDKYLKAVQTLREQLRTQPRTFDGGFWHKKRYPNQMWLDGLYMAEPFYAEYAATFHEDTAFNDIARQFILMEKHSRDEKTGLLYHAWDASKKERWANPKTGRSPNFWGRAMGWYGMALVDALDQFPANHPRRKQLLAILQRYAAAVGRWQDKPTGLWYQVLDKGTEKGNYEEASVSCMFVYTLAKAVRQKYLPASYTSAAQKGYAGIIKKFIRTDDRGLLVLNGTVQVGGLGGKPYRDGSYAYYLSEKVITNDAKGVGAFILAATEIEWLQGKK; from the coding sequence ATGATAAAAAGCTTTTTACGCCTGCAAGTACTTGGTTTTATATTATTAACGCCATGGGCAGTTCAAACGGTCAGTGCACAATCAGGCAGGCCTTATTCACAGCAAATGGCCCAAACGGTGATGACTATCTGGAAAGACAGCCTGCCCACAGGCAACAAATGGACCTATGACCAGGGCGTTATATTGAAGGGAATAGAAAACATCTGGCGTCAAACCAGCGACAGACAGTATTTCGATTTTATAAAACACTGTATGGATAAATTCGTGCAGCCCGATGGCAGCATCCGTACCTATAACCTGTCCGACCATAACCTTGATTTTATTCTCTGCGGCCGCAATGTGCTGATGCTTTACCAGCAAACACACGAAGATAAGTACCTGAAAGCCGTGCAAACATTGCGCGAACAATTGCGTACACAACCCCGTACATTTGACGGTGGTTTCTGGCATAAAAAACGTTACCCGAACCAAATGTGGCTGGATGGTTTGTACATGGCCGAGCCGTTTTACGCTGAATATGCGGCCACTTTTCACGAGGATACAGCTTTCAATGACATTGCCCGGCAGTTTATATTAATGGAAAAACATTCGCGGGATGAAAAAACAGGATTGCTGTACCATGCCTGGGACGCATCAAAGAAAGAGCGCTGGGCCAATCCGAAAACCGGCCGTTCGCCAAACTTTTGGGGTCGGGCCATGGGCTGGTACGGTATGGCGCTGGTTGACGCGCTGGATCAATTTCCGGCTAATCATCCCAGACGTAAGCAACTGCTGGCCATCCTGCAGCGTTATGCCGCAGCAGTAGGGCGCTGGCAGGATAAACCTACCGGGCTTTGGTACCAAGTGCTGGATAAAGGCACTGAAAAAGGTAATTATGAGGAAGCATCGGTATCATGTATGTTTGTATATACGCTGGCTAAGGCTGTACGTCAAAAATATTTGCCGGCCAGCTATACATCTGCAGCACAGAAAGGGTATGCAGGCATTATAAAAAAATTTATCCGTACCGATGACAGGGGCCTTTTAGTGTTGAATGGCACTGTTCAGGTAGGTGGCCTTGGCGGAAAGCCTTACCGTGATGGCAGCTACGCTTATTACCTGAGTGAAAAGGTAATTACTAATGATGCCAAAGGTGTGGGCGCTTTTATACTCGCAGCTACAGAAATTGAATGGTTGCAAGGGAAAAAATAA
- a CDS encoding pectinesterase family protein, which yields MKKIILSLLLPAAVAVCQAQPVTKAYKEITVAQDGSGDFKTIQEAVNAVRDLGAIQVPIRIKKGIYHEKLVIPSWKTHISLIGEDNKNTIITNDDYSGKSVPGGKDGFGRDKFSTYTSYTVLIAGNNFMAENLTIINSAGRVGQAVALHVEADRCIVRNCKLLGNQDTLYTATATSRELFQDCYIEGTTDFLFGEATVVFQRCIIKSLVNSYITAAATTSLQKYGYVLMNCKLIADESVNKEYLGRPWRSYAKTVFLNTEMGTHIIPQGWDPWKGDSMFPDKEKTAYYAEYNSTGPGANPKNRVQWAHKLTDQEAKQYTIKNILGGSDNWDPEVK from the coding sequence ATGAAAAAGATCATACTTAGCTTGTTGCTGCCGGCGGCAGTTGCTGTTTGCCAGGCGCAGCCTGTTACTAAGGCTTATAAAGAAATAACAGTAGCGCAGGATGGCAGCGGCGATTTTAAAACCATACAGGAAGCAGTAAACGCTGTTCGTGATCTGGGTGCTATACAGGTGCCTATCCGCATCAAAAAGGGTATCTATCACGAAAAGCTGGTAATACCATCGTGGAAAACACATATTTCACTTATTGGAGAAGATAATAAAAATACCATTATCACTAATGATGACTATTCGGGTAAATCTGTTCCTGGTGGCAAGGATGGCTTTGGGCGGGATAAATTTTCAACTTACACCTCTTACACTGTACTGATTGCCGGCAATAATTTCATGGCAGAAAACCTCACCATTATCAATTCGGCCGGCCGGGTAGGACAAGCCGTGGCGCTGCATGTAGAAGCCGACCGCTGCATTGTGCGTAACTGTAAGCTGCTGGGCAACCAGGATACACTGTATACTGCCACCGCTACATCGCGCGAGCTATTTCAGGATTGTTATATTGAAGGCACTACAGACTTCCTGTTTGGCGAAGCTACCGTTGTTTTCCAACGCTGCATTATTAAAAGCCTGGTCAACTCGTACATTACAGCTGCTGCCACAACCTCTTTGCAAAAATATGGCTACGTGCTGATGAACTGTAAGCTGATAGCTGATGAATCGGTAAACAAGGAATACCTGGGCAGGCCATGGAGATCATACGCCAAAACGGTATTTCTGAATACCGAAATGGGTACGCACATCATTCCCCAGGGATGGGACCCGTGGAAAGGGGACAGCATGTTCCCGGATAAGGAAAAGACAGCCTATTATGCCGAATATAATAGTACCGGACCGGGCGCCAACCCTAAAAACAGGGTACAGTGGGCGCACAAACTAACAGATCAGGAGGCAAAACAGTATACAATTAAGAATATCCTTGGCGGCAGTGATAACTGGGACCCGGAAGTTAAATAA
- a CDS encoding glycoside hydrolase family 43 protein, which translates to MKNTICILAFTAVVPFANAQVKPVTKSNYISKVWVADQGNGTYKNPVLNADYSDPDAIRVGDDFYLVSSSFEDIPGLPILHSKDLVNWHIIGHALVRQQPFDHFDIPRHGDGVWAPALRYYKGEFYLYYPDPDYGIYLIKAKNAAGPWSIPVMVYAGKGLIDPCPLLDDDGQMYLVHGFAGSRAGIKSVIAVNKLNADGTKVTDAGVIVYDGHETDPTIEGPKFYKRNGYYYIFAPAGGVPTGWQLVLRSKNIYGPYERKVVMDQGKTTVNGPHQGAWITTQTGEDWFLHFQDKEQYGRVVHLQPMVWKNNWPVIGADKDGDGKGEPVLVYKKPNVGKTYPIETPVESDEFNGTTLGLQWQWMANAQAGWYYLNPGKGALRLYSDKMPEGAKNLWGAGNVLLQKFMADEFETTTKMTFTPNVKLEEKAGLTIMGFSYASIAVKNKKDGVYLVFDHCKDADKGNAEEEKTIAKLDKLTVWLRVKVSAGAKCDFSYSTDGQTFINAGETFQAEVGRWIGAKVGIFCTRDTQINDSGYADFDWFRVTPIDR; encoded by the coding sequence ATGAAAAACACCATCTGCATACTAGCTTTTACTGCCGTTGTACCTTTTGCAAACGCACAGGTAAAACCTGTAACAAAAAGCAACTATATATCTAAAGTATGGGTTGCCGACCAGGGCAATGGCACCTATAAAAACCCGGTGCTCAATGCCGATTATTCCGATCCGGACGCCATACGTGTAGGAGATGACTTTTATCTCGTTTCATCCAGTTTTGAGGATATACCGGGGTTGCCCATATTGCATTCAAAAGATCTGGTGAACTGGCATATCATTGGCCACGCCCTGGTACGTCAGCAGCCATTTGATCATTTCGATATTCCCCGTCACGGTGATGGCGTTTGGGCACCCGCACTACGTTATTACAAAGGTGAGTTTTACCTGTATTATCCTGATCCCGATTATGGCATTTACCTTATAAAAGCCAAAAATGCGGCCGGGCCATGGAGCATCCCCGTTATGGTTTACGCAGGCAAAGGATTGATTGACCCCTGTCCGCTGTTGGATGACGATGGCCAGATGTACCTGGTGCATGGTTTTGCCGGCAGCCGTGCCGGTATTAAAAGTGTTATCGCTGTTAATAAGCTGAATGCGGATGGCACCAAAGTAACTGATGCAGGCGTAATAGTTTATGATGGCCACGAAACCGACCCAACCATTGAGGGGCCTAAATTTTACAAGCGGAATGGTTATTACTACATTTTTGCACCGGCGGGCGGGGTGCCTACCGGATGGCAGTTGGTATTAAGGTCAAAAAACATTTATGGCCCCTACGAGCGTAAAGTAGTGATGGATCAGGGTAAAACAACTGTTAATGGCCCGCATCAGGGTGCCTGGATAACTACCCAAACCGGCGAGGATTGGTTCTTGCACTTTCAGGATAAAGAACAGTACGGCCGTGTGGTACACCTGCAGCCTATGGTTTGGAAAAATAACTGGCCGGTAATAGGTGCCGACAAAGATGGCGATGGCAAAGGCGAACCTGTACTGGTTTACAAAAAGCCAAATGTTGGTAAAACTTACCCTATCGAAACACCGGTTGAAAGCGATGAGTTTAATGGAACTACCCTCGGCCTGCAATGGCAGTGGATGGCCAACGCACAGGCCGGCTGGTATTATCTGAACCCGGGCAAAGGTGCGCTAAGGCTTTATTCGGATAAGATGCCTGAGGGTGCTAAAAACCTTTGGGGAGCCGGTAATGTGCTACTGCAGAAATTTATGGCCGACGAGTTTGAGACTACAACCAAAATGACCTTTACACCCAATGTTAAACTGGAAGAAAAAGCTGGTTTAACCATCATGGGTTTCAGCTATGCCAGTATAGCGGTTAAAAATAAAAAAGATGGCGTATACCTGGTGTTTGATCATTGCAAAGATGCAGATAAAGGCAACGCCGAAGAAGAGAAAACCATTGCTAAACTGGATAAGCTAACTGTGTGGCTGCGCGTAAAAGTAAGCGCCGGGGCAAAGTGCGATTTTAGCTACAGTACAGATGGGCAAACGTTTATCAATGCTGGTGAAACATTCCAAGCCGAAGTGGGGCGATGGATAGGCGCGAAGGTTGGCATATTCTGTACGCGCGATACGCAGATCAATGATTCGGGCTATGCTGATTTTGACTGGTTTAGGGTTACGCCTATTGACAGATAA
- a CDS encoding hybrid sensor histidine kinase/response regulator transcription factor: MHCITEHYSTEDGLSHDVITSIFKDRQGYMWFGTWDGLNRFDGRKFTVFKSLAGDSSQINNNRIDQITEDNYDHLWIKAYDSQIYRFDKKTGRFLSLAIILNLKEKINFDKILCLDQDALWISTLVNGIICVKGINTERISYRHYIKNAITPSGPPSKKFKFFYGDSDGNKWIGTEHGVICLEKRQGNGSYEIADLDKHPEEAFTCVAESKSQLFFGTKSGTLYLYDKQEKQFSKQRISTASINGVLVNRSHTKAYLTTGNGELISFTIGIGLLSRTVYHAGEPLHTIFEDHSGGLWIEPGTKGAIRFDLLTQKFTTFIQKNDAQKTNFANHFKVIEDKNGVVWCVLRDGGFGYYDNVSEQFNYFYNEPGSNSRRFSNLVTTVYYDPAGIFWLHTDEHGLEKIIFPPNVFQTSLLNEHADFQSDNEVRGICADRQNRLWFGLKNGQVLVYKNGQRLPVTFTNFVGENIGAVYCITQDHNGVIWMGTKTKGLYQATPTDPSELHYRLVNYRYNPSDPASINSDEIYSIKEDKEGRIWIGTFDNGLCLLNRNNGNISFTRLSENGTGYPQTCLKIRHLATDVKGRLWIATTGGLVILNYKNGKLLYETYKKIPGDPESLGNNDIQHIYRDSKNQMWLVTSGGGLNLAVDDPQTGLQKFKAYTSKQGLANDYVMSCIGDGYHHLWLATKAGLSMFDLNTRKFKNFNSYDGIPKKGFSESSCQATKDGKLVFGAVRGYMVFDPSQVKNDAINANLVLTNLQVNNRDVAIKDSTRILNRDINYSDGVRLKYDQNIFSLDYAVLDYRSGNHLTIAYRLKGFDNEWHEDSDQQRATYTNLPAGSYTFEIKCDDPDRFINVPYKSLAITVLAAPWATWWAYIIYAIIIYAILAAIRQNALTMLKLKQKVAVEQKMTELKLSFFTNISHELRTPLTLIINPINELVQRAYLSRDDRQYLTIIQRNANRMVRFVNQLLDFRKVQSGKAKLNLSAINMVELITDVAGYFEEMRQLKNIEFAFKTDVDTAMVWLDPEKIETVLYNLIANAYKFTPERKKITVHLQMKDTGDMIIDVTDEGCGVLPSEIDSLFDLYTEGSHPNTGHLKGTGIGLALSKELVELHRGTICAQNREPGGLWVRITLPVNTVKTIPPVDAAVPEDKQSSVLLQPTNTGLKNEQTIYAGLNNEPLLVLVEDNQDMRELIRMQLSGKYRIETADDGVEGWEKILKLQPDVILSDVMMPRMDGLELLGKIRNDAATSHIPVVLLTAKTAVESQIAGLNYGADYYITKPFDTAFLLTTLKNIIERRSRLVNEMMTGKAVVSLNPGDIIVTSKDEIFLKKVLEQIDAGMDNPDFNIESVAEVINMSRQTFYRKLKSLTQFSPVEFVRDHRLLRAQQLLDAGSDNISQIAYAVGFNSPKYFATCFKAKFNISPSDYQKTSKSSSGLIQ, from the coding sequence ATGCATTGCATAACAGAACATTACTCAACCGAAGACGGCTTATCTCATGATGTTATTACATCAATATTCAAAGACCGGCAAGGATATATGTGGTTTGGCACCTGGGATGGCCTTAACCGCTTTGATGGGCGTAAATTTACCGTCTTCAAATCTTTAGCAGGCGATTCGTCGCAAATCAATAATAATCGTATTGATCAGATTACCGAAGACAATTACGATCATCTTTGGATCAAAGCTTATGATTCCCAGATCTATCGTTTCGATAAAAAAACAGGTCGTTTCCTCTCACTTGCCATTATCCTCAACCTGAAAGAGAAGATCAATTTTGATAAGATCTTATGTTTAGATCAGGACGCTTTATGGATTAGTACATTAGTTAACGGAATTATTTGCGTAAAAGGGATCAATACTGAGAGGATAAGCTACAGGCATTATATTAAAAACGCCATAACACCCTCGGGGCCACCCTCAAAAAAGTTTAAATTTTTTTATGGAGATAGCGATGGAAACAAGTGGATAGGGACAGAACACGGCGTTATATGCCTTGAAAAACGGCAAGGAAACGGCAGTTACGAAATAGCTGATTTAGATAAACATCCCGAAGAAGCATTTACCTGTGTTGCCGAAAGCAAATCGCAGCTGTTTTTTGGCACAAAAAGCGGCACCTTGTATCTATATGATAAACAAGAAAAGCAGTTTTCAAAACAGAGAATAAGTACTGCATCTATAAATGGGGTACTGGTTAACCGCAGCCATACAAAAGCTTATTTAACAACTGGCAACGGCGAGTTGATATCATTTACCATAGGGATCGGCCTGTTATCGCGAACGGTTTATCATGCGGGCGAACCATTACATACAATTTTTGAAGATCATTCGGGTGGTCTTTGGATTGAACCGGGCACAAAAGGAGCGATCCGCTTTGATCTGCTAACTCAAAAATTTACAACGTTCATCCAAAAAAATGATGCCCAAAAAACCAATTTCGCCAATCACTTCAAGGTGATAGAAGATAAAAATGGTGTTGTTTGGTGTGTGCTCAGAGATGGTGGTTTTGGCTATTATGATAACGTTTCGGAACAGTTTAACTATTTTTACAATGAGCCCGGTTCAAATAGCCGTCGTTTTTCAAACCTTGTAACTACCGTATATTATGATCCTGCCGGTATCTTTTGGCTCCACACAGATGAACACGGCCTGGAAAAAATAATTTTCCCGCCAAACGTTTTTCAAACCAGTTTACTAAATGAGCATGCTGACTTTCAATCGGATAATGAGGTGAGAGGAATTTGTGCCGACCGGCAAAACAGGCTATGGTTTGGGTTAAAAAACGGACAGGTTTTAGTTTACAAAAACGGGCAACGGCTACCGGTAACTTTCACAAATTTTGTTGGGGAGAATATTGGCGCGGTTTATTGTATTACCCAAGACCATAACGGAGTTATCTGGATGGGTACTAAAACCAAAGGCTTATACCAGGCTACGCCTACCGATCCTTCAGAACTTCATTACCGGCTGGTAAACTATCGCTATAACCCCTCCGATCCGGCATCCATTAACAGCGACGAAATTTATTCGATAAAAGAAGACAAGGAAGGGCGCATTTGGATAGGTACGTTTGATAACGGGCTTTGTTTGCTCAATAGGAACAATGGTAACATTTCATTTACAAGGCTTTCTGAAAACGGAACCGGCTACCCGCAAACCTGTCTTAAAATAAGGCATTTAGCAACGGATGTTAAAGGGCGTTTATGGATAGCAACCACAGGCGGCCTGGTAATTTTGAATTATAAAAATGGTAAACTTTTATACGAAACTTACAAGAAAATACCCGGCGATCCTGAAAGCCTGGGCAATAACGATATCCAGCATATTTATCGCGATAGCAAAAACCAGATGTGGCTTGTAACATCTGGCGGCGGGTTAAACCTGGCTGTTGACGACCCGCAAACCGGCTTGCAAAAGTTTAAAGCATACACTTCAAAACAAGGTTTAGCTAATGATTATGTAATGAGTTGTATCGGCGATGGATATCATCACTTATGGCTGGCTACTAAGGCCGGTTTATCCATGTTTGATTTGAATACGCGAAAGTTTAAAAATTTCAATTCTTATGACGGCATTCCTAAAAAAGGTTTTTCTGAAAGTTCATGCCAGGCAACAAAAGATGGTAAATTGGTGTTTGGTGCAGTAAGAGGCTATATGGTTTTCGATCCGAGCCAGGTTAAGAACGACGCAATTAATGCAAATTTGGTACTAACCAACCTGCAGGTGAACAATAGAGATGTGGCGATCAAAGATAGCACCCGGATCCTTAATCGTGATATTAATTATTCGGATGGTGTCAGATTAAAGTATGATCAAAATATTTTCAGCCTGGATTATGCTGTTTTGGATTACCGATCGGGTAATCACTTAACCATCGCTTATCGTTTAAAGGGGTTTGATAACGAATGGCATGAGGACAGTGACCAACAGCGGGCCACTTATACTAATCTACCCGCCGGTAGCTATACTTTCGAAATAAAATGTGATGATCCCGACAGGTTTATAAACGTCCCTTATAAAAGCCTGGCCATTACGGTGCTTGCTGCGCCGTGGGCAACCTGGTGGGCATACATTATTTATGCTATTATCATTTATGCAATCCTGGCTGCTATCAGGCAAAATGCTTTAACTATGCTCAAGTTAAAGCAGAAGGTAGCCGTTGAGCAGAAAATGACCGAATTAAAGCTGAGTTTTTTCACCAATATTTCGCACGAGCTACGTACCCCGCTTACGCTTATTATCAATCCCATTAATGAGCTTGTGCAAAGAGCTTACCTTAGTAGGGACGATCGTCAATACCTGACAATTATTCAGCGCAATGCAAACCGTATGGTTCGTTTTGTAAACCAATTGTTGGATTTCAGGAAGGTGCAAAGCGGTAAAGCAAAATTAAATCTTTCGGCTATCAATATGGTAGAACTTATTACTGATGTGGCCGGCTATTTTGAAGAGATGCGGCAGCTGAAAAATATTGAATTTGCCTTTAAAACGGATGTGGATACGGCCATGGTTTGGCTGGATCCTGAAAAAATAGAAACCGTATTATATAACCTGATCGCCAACGCCTATAAGTTTACCCCCGAAAGAAAAAAAATCACAGTGCACTTGCAGATGAAGGACACCGGCGATATGATAATTGATGTTACTGATGAAGGGTGCGGTGTACTGCCATCTGAAATTGATAGCTTGTTTGATCTTTATACCGAAGGCTCGCACCCTAATACCGGCCATTTAAAGGGTACTGGTATTGGGCTGGCCTTATCGAAAGAATTGGTTGAACTGCACCGGGGAACTATCTGCGCGCAGAACAGGGAGCCCGGAGGCCTTTGGGTACGGATAACCTTGCCAGTAAACACTGTTAAAACCATTCCTCCGGTTGATGCAGCAGTGCCTGAAGACAAACAAAGCTCAGTATTGCTACAGCCAACCAATACCGGCCTTAAGAATGAACAAACCATTTATGCCGGGCTAAATAATGAACCTTTACTGGTATTGGTAGAAGATAACCAGGATATGCGCGAATTGATTAGGATGCAGCTAAGTGGCAAGTACCGTATTGAAACTGCTGATGATGGAGTTGAAGGCTGGGAAAAAATATTAAAACTACAGCCTGATGTGATTTTAAGTGATGTAATGATGCCGCGGATGGATGGATTGGAACTATTGGGTAAGATAAGGAATGATGCCGCCACCAGCCATATACCGGTAGTATTACTTACCGCTAAAACTGCTGTTGAAAGCCAGATAGCGGGCTTAAATTATGGAGCCGATTATTACATTACAAAGCCCTTTGATACCGCCTTTTTGCTAACAACCCTTAAAAACATTATAGAACGCCGGAGCAGACTGGTCAATGAAATGATGACCGGCAAGGCAGTAGTGAGCTTAAATCCGGGGGATATTATAGTAACATCAAAAGATGAAATATTTTTGAAAAAGGTGTTAGAACAGATTGACGCGGGTATGGACAACCCTGATTTTAATATCGAGTCGGTTGCCGAAGTGATCAACATGTCAAGGCAAACATTTTATCGCAAACTGAAAAGCCTTACCCAGTTCAGCCCTGTTGAATTTGTTCGCGATCACAGGCTTTTACGGGCGCAGCAATTACTGGATGCCGGCAGCGATAATATCTCCCAAATTGCTTATGCTGTAGGGTTTAACAGTCCTAAATATTTTGCTACCTGTTTTAAAGCAAAGTTCAATATTTCCCCTTCCGATTATCAAAAGACATCAAAGTCTTCTTCAGGGCTCATCCAGTAG